In the genome of Leguminivora glycinivorella isolate SPB_JAAS2020 chromosome 21, LegGlyc_1.1, whole genome shotgun sequence, one region contains:
- the LOC125237537 gene encoding uncharacterized protein LOC125237537, which produces MVRYTYTLLDPVESLTATVLDRTLALDLDPACAPLRARPHTPAVEHGGSASDELARWRSGDYGWPWAEGSILEAELCAERARRAATVTRHEARRAELAADAVVRETLTDRALGPAGGAASAAAGGGLVMTCVVHTVPYIYYCNIYYIYIITT; this is translated from the exons ATGGTGCGTTATACATACACCCTGCTGGACCCTGTAGAGTCTCTCACCGCCACCGTGCTGGACCGCACGCTGGCGCTGGACCTGGACCCCGCCTGCGCGCCGCTGCGGGCCCGGCCGCACACTCCCGCCGTCGAGCACGGCGGCTCGGCTAGCGACGAGCTGGCCAGGTGGAGGAGTGGAGATTATG GCTGGCCCTGGGCGGAAGGCAGCATCCTGGAGGCGGAGCTGTGCGCGGAGCGCGCGCGGCGCGCGGCCACCGTCACGCGGCACGAGGCGCGCCGCGCAGAGCTCGCGGCCGACGCCGTCGTGCGCGAGACGCTCACCGACCGCG CGCTTGGTCCGGCAGGTGGTGCTGCTAGCGCTGCGGCCGGCGGCGGGCTCGTTATGACCTGTGTAGTTCACACTGTACCTTATATTTATTACTGTAACATATACTACATCTATATCATTACAActtaa
- the LOC125237446 gene encoding trypsin, alkaline B-like isoform X1 has protein sequence MWRYFALLVVGCCYASAAIEHNVTIVTLPENVPEEVGASTRIIGGSPAPISRYPYTVQVLNSNQLSCGGTLITRRHVLSAAHCFVDSRNVLFSASLFSCRVGSATLNTGGSVYRVSRIINHERYNLDAPRDNDISVLLLSTTVTLSANVATATIPTQGSVVPDNAVVWVVGWGQTTAVPGPTSTILNEVWVYTINTAVCAQRYRNLEIVNNSPYPVTSSMMCSGILDVGGRDACQGDSGGPVIYSGVVVGVTSWGESCAHPYYPGVNARVAAYTNWINSTVTRYNGAPSLGQTSLVLLLLSFFASSAFSNHL, from the exons ATGTGGAGGTACTTCGCGCTTTTGGTTGTCGGCTGTTGCTATG CGTCAGCAGCAATAGAGCACAATGTGACGATTGTGACTCTGCCAGAGAATGTACCAGAGGAGGTTGGCGCCAGCACACGTATCATCGGGGGCTCCCCGGCTCCCATCAGCCGGTACCCCTACACTGTACAG GTGCTGAACAGCAACCAGCTGTCGTGTGGCGGCACCCTCATCACGCGGCGACATGTGCTTTCCGCCGCCCACTGCTTCGTCGACAG CCGGAACGTGTTGTTCAGTGCCAGTCTCTTCTCCTGCCGCGTCGGCTCCGCTACTCTCAATACCG GCGGTTCCGTATACCGCGTATCCCGCATCATCAACCACGAACGCTACAACCTCGACGCGCCGCGCGACAACGACATCTCTGTATTGTTACTGTCAACCACTGTCACGTTGAGCGCCAACGTCGCTACTGCCACTATACCCACGCAGGGCAGCGTTGTGCCGGATAACGCCGTGGTGTGGGTCGTCGGGTGGGGTCAGACCACG GCTGTACCAGGCCCGACATCGACGATCCTGAATGAGGTCTGGGTGTACACGATCAACACAGCCGTCTGCGCGCAGCGCTACAGAAACCTGGAGATCGTCAACAACTCGCCCTACCCCGTCACCAGCAGCATGATGTGCAGCGGCATACTCGATGTTGGAG GTCGTGACGCATGCCAAGGCGACAGTGGGGGGCCAGTCATCTACTCGGGTGTGGTGGTGGGGGTGACCTCGTGGGGGGAGAGCTGCGCGCACCCCTACTACCCTGGCGTCAACGCTAGGGTGGCAGCGTATACCAACTGGATCAACTCCACG GTGACGCGTTACAACGGGGCGCCATCTCTCGGACAGACCAGCTTGGTGCTGTTACTTCTGTCGTTCTTCGCTTCCTCCGCGTTCAGCAACCACTTATAA
- the LOC125237446 gene encoding trypsin, alkaline B-like isoform X3: MYGPENVPEEVGAGTRIIGGSPAPISRYPYTVQVLNSNQLSCGGTLITRRHVLSAAHCFVDSRNVLFSASLFSCRVGSATLNTGGSVYRVSRIINHERYNLDAPRDNDISVLLLSTTVTLSANVATATIPTQGSVVPDNAVVWVVGWGQTTAVPGPTSTILNEVWVYTINTAVCAQRYRNLEIVNNSPYPVTSSMMCSGILDVGGRDACQGDSGGPVIYSGVVVGVTSWGESCAHPYYPGVNARVAAYTNWINSTVTRYNGAPSLGQTSLVLLLLSFFASSAFSNHL, translated from the exons ATGTATGGACCAGAGAATGTACCAGAGGAGGTTGGCGCCGGCACACGTATCATCGGGGGCTCCCCGGCTCCCATCAGCCGGTACCCCTACACTGTACAG GTGCTGAACAGCAACCAGCTGTCGTGTGGCGGCACCCTCATCACGCGGCGACATGTGCTTTCCGCCGCCCACTGCTTCGTCGACAG CCGGAACGTGTTGTTCAGTGCCAGTCTCTTCTCCTGCCGCGTCGGCTCCGCTACTCTCAATACCG GCGGTTCCGTATACCGCGTATCCCGCATCATCAACCACGAACGCTACAACCTCGACGCGCCGCGCGACAACGACATCTCTGTATTGTTACTGTCAACCACTGTCACGTTGAGCGCCAACGTCGCTACTGCCACTATACCCACGCAGGGCAGCGTTGTGCCGGATAACGCCGTGGTGTGGGTCGTCGGGTGGGGTCAGACCACG GCTGTACCAGGCCCGACATCGACGATCCTGAATGAGGTCTGGGTGTACACGATCAACACAGCCGTCTGCGCGCAGCGCTACAGAAACCTGGAGATCGTCAACAACTCGCCCTACCCCGTCACCAGCAGCATGATGTGCAGCGGCATACTCGATGTTGGAG GTCGTGACGCATGCCAAGGCGACAGTGGGGGGCCAGTCATCTACTCGGGTGTGGTGGTGGGGGTGACCTCGTGGGGGGAGAGCTGCGCGCACCCCTACTACCCTGGCGTCAACGCTAGGGTGGCAGCGTATACCAACTGGATCAACTCCACG GTGACGCGTTACAACGGGGCGCCATCTCTCGGACAGACCAGCTTGGTGCTGTTACTTCTGTCGTTCTTCGCTTCCTCCGCGTTCAGCAACCACTTATAA
- the LOC125237446 gene encoding trypsin, alkaline B-like isoform X2, with protein sequence MMAPGPRLVPLRVSMYRPENAGTRIIGGSPAPISRYPYTVQVLNSNQLSCGGTLITRRHVLSAAHCFVDSRNVLFSASLFSCRVGSATLNTGGSVYRVSRIINHERYNLDAPRDNDISVLLLSTTVTLSANVATATIPTQGSVVPDNAVVWVVGWGQTTAVPGPTSTILNEVWVYTINTAVCAQRYRNLEIVNNSPYPVTSSMMCSGILDVGGRDACQGDSGGPVIYSGVVVGVTSWGESCAHPYYPGVNARVAAYTNWINSTVTRYNGAPSLGQTSLVLLLLSFFASSAFSNHL encoded by the exons ATGATGGCTCCAGGCCCCAGGCTGGTACCCCTGCGGGTCAGTATGTATAGACCAGAGAATGCCGGCACCCGCATTATCGGGGGCTCCCCGGCTCCCATCAGTCGGTACCCCTACACTGTACAG GTGCTGAACAGCAACCAGCTGTCGTGTGGCGGCACCCTCATCACGCGGCGACATGTGCTTTCCGCCGCCCACTGCTTCGTCGACAG CCGGAACGTGTTGTTCAGTGCCAGTCTCTTCTCCTGCCGCGTCGGCTCCGCTACTCTCAATACCG GCGGTTCCGTATACCGCGTATCCCGCATCATCAACCACGAACGCTACAACCTCGACGCGCCGCGCGACAACGACATCTCTGTATTGTTACTGTCAACCACTGTCACGTTGAGCGCCAACGTCGCTACTGCCACTATACCCACGCAGGGCAGCGTTGTGCCGGATAACGCCGTGGTGTGGGTCGTCGGGTGGGGTCAGACCACG GCTGTACCAGGCCCGACATCGACGATCCTGAATGAGGTCTGGGTGTACACGATCAACACAGCCGTCTGCGCGCAGCGCTACAGAAACCTGGAGATCGTCAACAACTCGCCCTACCCCGTCACCAGCAGCATGATGTGCAGCGGCATACTCGATGTTGGAG GTCGTGACGCATGCCAAGGCGACAGTGGGGGGCCAGTCATCTACTCGGGTGTGGTGGTGGGGGTGACCTCGTGGGGGGAGAGCTGCGCGCACCCCTACTACCCTGGCGTCAACGCTAGGGTGGCAGCGTATACCAACTGGATCAACTCCACG GTGACGCGTTACAACGGGGCGCCATCTCTCGGACAGACCAGCTTGGTGCTGTTACTTCTGTCGTTCTTCGCTTCCTCCGCGTTCAGCAACCACTTATAA